TGACTGCTTCGGTTCGGTCGTTGGGGTGTCCTTAAACTTCGCCACGATCCGCATGTCAGTTTCGGGCTTGCGCACACTGTCCAAGTATTCGGTAACCTGCGCATCCGTCAGGCGTTCCATGGTCGCACGGATACCCGGTCCGCGCGGATGGAAGAAGGTGGTGCCTTTATCATCCCAGACCACGCGATAGCCGTCTTCGGTAGTCATTTCGCGGTTGGTCGAGACCTCGGGCACCACCATCTTCATCGGCTTTTGCCAGCGTGACTTATCGTTCAGCGCGGCGCCCAGATCGGCCACGCTCATCGCCGTGACCCCGCCCCAGCGATCAGAACCCTTGCCGTCGCTGAAACCTGCCAGATAGGCTTCGCGCGCTTTCTGCTGGTTCCCAAAGCCCAGCATCACCTTGTGTTCATCGAATGCGCCGGTCTCGGCATCCTTCTGATCCACCACAAACACCCGGTCGCTGTTGGTATCGTCCCCCATGTAGAAATCGACGTGATCCCCATCCGCGCCCTCGGTGCGCAAAATACGGCCATAGTGGGCAGGCATGGTGACGGACCATTCGGTCTTGCCGTCAGGTGTCTTCTTGCTGCGGACCGTGCCTTTGCGGTTCTCGATCGACAGCTTCATGCCGCGCCAGTCGGTCTTGGCGGTCTTGTAGTTTTCGGCCTCGGCCTGCGCCGGGGTGGGGTTTGGGTTGGTCTCGGCGGCGATCTGGTCGAACTGCTCGGCGGTAGGTCCAGCATCCGGCGCAACACTTCCCGTTTTGGAAATGGTTGGGGGGGTAGGTTCCGGCTGGGGGGTGGGTAGGTTAGGGTTAGCCTCTCGGGAGGTTGCGTCGATTGCAGCCTGCACCTTGTCCACATGCTTGCGTGAGAAGATGAAGCCTTGTTCCTTGGTGTCCCATTTCAGGCTGACACCATCGACCTGCGGCGGCTGGTCTTCCGACACGCCTCGCACAATGGCGGCGCGCTCACGGATATTCTCGACCACCGGCGTTGATGCCGGGCCCGGCGCCTGATCCTCAACCCGATCTGCAGGTGTAGGCGTCACCGAAGCATCATCAGCAGGAGTGAGTATACGCGCGCCGATGGTGAATTCCGACCCGCTGTCGCCTCGGACAACCACCTGCCCCTGACCGGAGCGGCGATCAAGCGAACTGACGGTGCCAGTGACCGTGCGCGGCGGCGTGAACGCATCGTCCACATACTGAACCCGCATACCCTTCTTGAATTTGCCCAAAGCTGCGCGGTTTTCAGAGAACCCGGCGTCAATCTCCGGGGTGGCGCCGATAGAAGGCTGGCCGTCAGGCGCAAGGCGCTCGGCAGTTTCTTGCGTTTCATTTTGCTGCTCACTCAGTGCACGTACTGGTTCGCCGGTTCCAACTGCATCAGGAATACCGCGCCCACCATCTGCGCCATCGGGTGGTTGACCTCCACTGTCGGGCTGTTGTCCAGCAAGCGGCGCAACGCCTTCGCTTCCTTCTTCGTTATCAGGCCGTCCCGGCGCAATTCCTTGATCGCCTGCCGGTATCCCATCCAAAACCGCATCATCCTGATCCTTCTCTGCCTGGCGCACCGCGACAAAGCCCTCGTTGCGCGGCTCGATGCGGTATTCATCTGCATTGAGGCCATCACGCTTGATCTTGGCGGTAAGGGCAGTCTCGCTTTTGTAGGGTTCACCATTTGCGCGCGTAATCAGGTCCGGGGTGGACGCGGCATCAGGTGCGCCCTGCATCCCTGCGCCCTGCATCCCTGCGCCCAACTCGCCCAAAGGGTCTGCCCCGGTATCGCCTGCGGGGCCAGCCTGCGGCGCGGACACTTGGCTTTCGCTGGTGATGGCATCAAGCTGCTCTTTTTTCTTGGCGGCGTAGATTTCTTCAAGTCGGACGCGGATTTTGCGCAGATCCTCGCCCTCGCCAAACTCGTTGGCAATTGATGCGACATCGCTGAGGGCGCGGCCTGCAAGATCAATGCTCATGTCGGGCATTTCACTGGTTCGGCCAAGCTCAAACACCATCTGGTCGTATTCAGATGGCAGGGGGCTTCCTGCATCTTCCACCAGCTGCGGCGACTGATCCTGCCCGGAACCGCCTTCATCGCGCGGCGTGATCTGCACCATACCGGCCTCAACGTCTGCGCGCGGAATTTGGTAGACCTGACCCGTGGTCGGGTCCATCAGTTCATAGCCGTCATCGTTGGCAATCAACACCTCTGCGGCCATGGGCTGGCGTTCACCTTCGATCTGCACCCAGACCATAGGGGCTGCGCCGTTATTCGTCGGGTCGGCGGGGGCTTGTTGTTGAGGCGCAGGAATACCGCTGACCTCCGAGGCTGTGCCCCCACCGTCCCTGACCGCATTGGGGGAGACCATCCCTACTGCGGTGTTCGCTTGCGGCGCTGAGCGTGTAGCACCTTGCATCATGGAATCGCGCAACGAACCTGGGCGCACGGGGGGCGCGGCAAGCGCGTCCTCTGCCGCTGCACCTGGCGCTGCTGGCGTACCCGTAGAGGTGTCGGGCTGTGCTTGGGTCTCAGCCTTGGTCCTGATGCCCTCAGCAACTGTGCCAGCCTCGCGCCGGGCGTATTCCACGCCCTTGTCATAGGCCCGCTGCTGGGCAGCGGTGCGCCCCTGATCGTCATAGCCACCCTCGGCGTCGGTCAGGCTGGCTTCTGTGCCGTTCAGCTCGTTCATGACACCGCGCATGAAGGCGGAACGGTCACGCTCAGCAAGGCCAGGCAGATCGCGCGCTTCCAACTGCTCGGCTCTGTCGTAGATCGGGGCCAGAACCTCGGGGATTTCGCCCTCGGCGCTACGCACCGCGCGGTTCACACCGGCCTGTTCGTTCGCCCCCACTGCGCCGCCGATAGGCCCGCCCAGCAAAGCGCCGGCACCAAAGGCGATGATTGCGGCCTCGCCGTGTTTCTCAACCAGAAGCGGGCCGATTGCGCGCAGTTCATCACGCGAAATCGCGGCCTGAATGTCCTTGTCAAACATCACCTGCTCAATGACCAGCGCGCTTGCCTCGGCGGTGCCCTCAAGCAGTGAGCCTCTTGCTGCACCTTGGGCGCCGCGCGCGATGACATTTCGCACCACGCCCTCTGCGGCCTCGTTGATCGGACGTTGCAGCGCCCGACCAACGCCAGCCGGGAACAAGGTCTGCGCAAGGCTTGTGGCGATTGCAGTCCCCATGATCCGGGTTTGAACCTCGGGATCATTCACGTCATGCTCGTTTTCCTCAGCGGTACTCCACGCGGAATCGAGCATTTGCGGAAAGATGCTGGCAGCGGCACCAGCCACGGCACCAAGCGCGCCACCTACGACAGCGCCCTTCGGCCCTGCAATCGCGCCGATCTTGGCGCCTGCTGCCGCAC
This DNA window, taken from Roseicitreum antarcticum, encodes the following:
- a CDS encoding Eco57I restriction-modification methylase domain-containing protein, with protein sequence MANIFDRDYSAANKTHFQQVEDIAKRSSVPVNVLLAMGETANVSDPDDLVSFAQNAAGELGPQLQAGGDIRAIIREAAGEKSDAFFERARQIGDELYPERMQAERAQRQQAAAGEGRRSVGEDLALGARQYPEALISGAGRQLQILGFDETGQAMVDFADRTLGQDEAEAARSAAISESNTIWQNIVDATVQSSPGIAGDIGMSVAGAAAGAKIGAIAGPKGAVVGGALGAVAGAAASIFPQMLDSAWSTAEENEHDVNDPEVQTRIMGTAIATSLAQTLFPAGVGRALQRPINEAAEGVVRNVIARGAQGAARGSLLEGTAEASALVIEQVMFDKDIQAAISRDELRAIGPLLVEKHGEAAIIAFGAGALLGGPIGGAVGANEQAGVNRAVRSAEGEIPEVLAPIYDRAEQLEARDLPGLAERDRSAFMRGVMNELNGTEASLTDAEGGYDDQGRTAAQQRAYDKGVEYARREAGTVAEGIRTKAETQAQPDTSTGTPAAPGAAAEDALAAPPVRPGSLRDSMMQGATRSAPQANTAVGMVSPNAVRDGGGTASEVSGIPAPQQQAPADPTNNGAAPMVWVQIEGERQPMAAEVLIANDDGYELMDPTTGQVYQIPRADVEAGMVQITPRDEGGSGQDQSPQLVEDAGSPLPSEYDQMVFELGRTSEMPDMSIDLAGRALSDVASIANEFGEGEDLRKIRVRLEEIYAAKKKEQLDAITSESQVSAPQAGPAGDTGADPLGELGAGMQGAGMQGAPDAASTPDLITRANGEPYKSETALTAKIKRDGLNADEYRIEPRNEGFVAVRQAEKDQDDAVLDGIPAGDQGIAPGRPDNEEGSEGVAPLAGQQPDSGGQPPDGADGGRGIPDAVGTGEPVRALSEQQNETQETAERLAPDGQPSIGATPEIDAGFSENRAALGKFKKGMRVQYVDDAFTPPRTVTGTVSSLDRRSGQGQVVVRGDSGSEFTIGARILTPADDASVTPTPADRVEDQAPGPASTPVVENIRERAAIVRGVSEDQPPQVDGVSLKWDTKEQGFIFSRKHVDKVQAAIDATSREANPNLPTPQPEPTPPTISKTGSVAPDAGPTAEQFDQIAAETNPNPTPAQAEAENYKTAKTDWRGMKLSIENRKGTVRSKKTPDGKTEWSVTMPAHYGRILRTEGADGDHVDFYMGDDTNSDRVFVVDQKDAETGAFDEHKVMLGFGNQQKAREAYLAGFSDGKGSDRWGGVTAMSVADLGAALNDKSRWQKPMKMVVPEVSTNREMTTEDGYRVVWDDKGTTFFHPRGPGIRATMERLTDAQVTEYLDSVRKPETDMRIVAKFKDTPTTEPKQSPPSARKKSKEKQDETAAVSSDMQPEATTTPAKALKGLNEAENAELAALEAQFLDKIKTQMSSGLDPELVSVALKIGTLYVRAGRRRFRDLITTMMERMGLPLERAQPYARNAYNQIRDDMDLAGDDVADMDTSADVMAEVRKMRAEEARRNADASALAETSASDNVDQAQKSEAEGDQSGNRRTDRASTRQGAGDPAPREGQADGTRRGSDEPGGQERGVRPDGQQRPSAERDAARDGAAGRSGRADEQLGPRDHIIEPGGLTLARGEKTRARESIAALRTLRAIQSEGRTATAEERASLAKYGGAGTLAGTLPRSDGSVKFPDLASEIDGLLNAEEKATLSRTSQYAFYTAESALRGMWGLARQLGFNGGRVYEPGMGVGGFAGTIPADVREQTSYQGLELDLVTAQIAKALYPRQNIRQGDFIKTPLAQNHYDLVIGNPPFSGTKIQADPAYPQGFMIHDYFFAKSLDSVRPGGLLMFITSAGTMNKGDTSARDYLADRADLVGAIRLPNTAFKENGTEVTTDIIVLRKRADGEKEADATWRESVKTDLPDGDGGTG